The Malus domestica chromosome 06, GDT2T_hap1 genome has a segment encoding these proteins:
- the LOC103436845 gene encoding uncharacterized protein yields MVLWEITLGTAYFLGLRRTYRLALKIQRRLIGPNHPKIREFAHRRTRAVFDVVVKVHKNVQQRDIEVGRNLGNRILRWLDRMKPEAEIRRPLDKPPTGSKSSMSITKQVNSSQLKTPGSTQITRNQDSDRQLFSTMTNMWSKPLPPITMMMRSQKPSGNMTHYRHLCMNAPQPLRSNYSTGGFGGVIRNDIMQWMLQK; encoded by the exons ATGGTGCTTTGGGAGATCACATTAGGCACCGCCTATTTCTTGGGGCTCCGCCGCACTTACAGACTCGCCCTCAAGATTCAGCGCCGCCTCATCGGCCCTAACCACCCTAAGATCCGTGAATTTGCTCACAG GCGAACACGTGCTGTGTTTGATGTAGTTGTCAAGGTTCACAAGAACGTTCAGCAACGAGACATAGAAGTTGGTAGAAATCTTGGTAACCGGATCCTGCGCTGGCTCGATCGGATGAAACCTGAAGCTGAGATTCGGCGTCCCCTGGACAAACCTCCCACTGGTTCTAAGTCTAGCATGAGTATTACAAAGCAGGTAAACTCCTCCCAGCTCAAAACTCCTGGAAGCACTCAGATAACCAGAAATCAGGACTCTGACAGACAATTGTTTTCAACAATGACAAATATGTGGTCTAAACCGTTGCCTCCAATTACAATGATGATGAGATCACAAAAACCTTCTGGGAATATGACCCACTACCGCCACTTATGCATGAACGCGCCTCAACCATTAAGATCAAACTACAGTACAGGCGGGTTTGGGGGAGTTATACGAAATGATATAATGCAGTGGATGCTGCAAAAATGA
- the LOC103436846 gene encoding dolichol-phosphate mannose synthase subunit 2-like, producing the protein MELADKAVGFLLSYISLSIFTYYTFWVIILPFVNNDHFIHRYFLPQEYAILIPVFAGMVLLCFLCIFIGYVMLKSKKKKA; encoded by the exons ATGGAATTGGCGGACAAGGCCGTTGGATTTCTGTTATCCTACATCAGTTTGTCAATATTCACTTATTACACATTTTGGGTGATTATCCTG CCGTTTGTAAACAACGATCACTTCATCCACCGGTATTTCCTCCCACAAGAGTACGCCATACTAATACCTGTGTTTGCTGGCATGGTGCTTCTCTGCTTTTTATGCATTTTCATTGGATATGTCATGTTAAAATCCAAAAAGAAGAAAGCTTGA
- the LOC103436842 gene encoding plastoglobulin-1, chloroplastic encodes MALNLIFTSHSSSPLLSKNLLNSPSSFPTPKFQSFSLLSPNPNPKLPSLRLRASPSGDTPTDGDRPTKITDEWGEKADTEPEPRSKLSESDPPQNEDEWGGGGDGVVEVGNGSAAKTEVAIEEKVDGKLSELKRGLVDTVYGTEFGFRAGSEVRAEALEFVSQLEAANPNPAPTENPGLLDGNWVLLYTASSELLPLLAAGGTPLLKVNKITQAINSSSLTILNSTTLSSPFASFSFSASASFEVRSPSRIQVEFKEGSFQPPEIKSSVDLPQEVEIFGQKINLSPVQQTLNPLQDAVAGISRTISGQPPLKVPVPGERTKSWLLITYLDEDLRISRGDGGLFVLAREGSPLLYQ; translated from the exons atGGCTCTGAATCTCATCTTCACCTCACACTCCTCCTCCCCTCTCCTCTCCAAAAACCTCCTCAATTCCCCATCCTCATTTCCAACCCCAAAGTTCcaatctttctctctcctctccccaaACCCTAATCCCAAACTCCCCTCCCTCCGCCTACGCGCCTCTCCCTCCGGCGACACCCCCACCGATGGCGACCGCCCCACGAAGATTACTGACGAGTGGGGCGAGAAGGCCGACACGGAGCCGGAGCCCCGGTCCAAACTCTCCGAATCGGACCCTCCGCAGAACGAGGACGAATGGGGAGGCGGAGGAGATGGGGTTGTAGAAGTTGGGAATGGAAGTGCGGCCAAAACTGAGGTTGCCATCGAGGAGAAGGTGGATGGTAAGCTCAGTGAGCTCAAGAGGGGTTTGGTGGACACGGTTTATGGGACTGAATTCGGGTTCCGGGCCGGGTCCGAGGTGAGAGCGGAGGCTTTAGAGTTCGTTAGCCAGTTGGAGGCGGCGAATCCCAACCCGGCTCCGACGGAGAATCCGGGCCTTCTTGATGGCAACTGGGTTTTGCT GTACACTGCATCATCTGAGCTGTTGCCACTACTCGCAGCAGGTGGCACACCGTTGTTGAAGGTAAATAAAATAACCCAAGCGATCAACAGCAGCAGCCTGACTATTTTGAACTCCACCACGCTGTCTAGCCCTTTTGCTAGTTTCTCGTTCAGTGCATCTGCTAGCTTTGAAGTTAGAAGTCCGTCAAGAATCCAG GTGGAATTCAAGGAAGGCAGCTTTCAGCCTCCGGAGATTAAGTCAAGCGTTGATCTCCCTCAAGAAGTGGAAATCTTTGGGCAGAAAATCAATTTATCACCCGTCCAGCAAACTCTCAATCCTTTGCAGGATGCTGTTGCAGGTATCTCTAGGACCATTTCTGGTCAGCCACCGCTTAAGGTTCCCGTTCCAGGTGAACGGACCAAGTCTTGGCTTCTTATTACATACCTTGATGAGGATCTTCGGATCTCAAGGGGGGATGGTGGTCTTTTTGTGCTTGCTAGAGAAGGGAGCCCGCTTTTATATCAGTAA
- the LOC139196733 gene encoding nuclear cap-binding protein subunit 1-like — translation MAVDLEESSAMDVDNENGIPKKSELSGGRTSNDYNVGEKEQWCLSTLGYLKAFSRQYASEIWPHMEKLGVEVLTEDMHPLIRKSIYCGLRQETDRL, via the exons ATGGCAGTTGACCTTGAAGAATCATCCGCAATGGATGTAGACAATGAGAATGGAATACCTAAGAAAAG TGAACTTAGTGGTGGGAGGACAAGTAATGATTATAATGTAGGTGAAAAAGAGCAATGGTGTCTTTCAACTTTAGGCTATCTCAAGGCATTCTCGAGGCAATATGCTTCCGAG ATTTGGCCTCACATGGAGAAGTTGGGTGTTGAGGTTCTAACCGAAGACATGCATCCTCTTATTCGGAAATCAATTTATTGTGGTCTTCGTCAAGAAACTGATAGGTTGTGA
- the LOC103436843 gene encoding probable calcium-binding protein CML11: protein MSNKQPVKLDDDQIADLREIFRSFDRNNDGSLTQLELGSLLRSLGLKPGPEQLDALIQKADTNSNGLVEFSEFVGLVAPELLSAKSPYTEDQLRQLFRMFDRDGNGFITAAELAHSMAKLGHALTAEELTGMIKEADTDGDGRINFQEFAHAITSAAFDNSWS from the coding sequence ATGAGCAACAAGCAGCCAGTGAAGCTGGACGACGACCAAATCGCGGACCTGCGGGAAATATTCCGCTCGTTTGATCGAAACAACGACGGAAGCCTAACGCAGCTGGAGCTGGGGTCGCTTCTCCGCTCACTGGGGTTGAAGCCGGGGCCGGAGCAGCTCGATGCCTTGATCCAGAAGGCAGACACAAACAGCAATGGCCTCGTGGAGTTTTCCGAGTTCGTAGGGCTGGTAGCGCCGGAGCTTCTCTCAGCCAAGTCTCCTTACACGGAGGACCAGCTGAGGCAGTTGTTTCGGATGTTCGATAGGGACGGCAATGGATTCATCACGGCAGCTGAGCTGGCGCACTCCATGGCGAAACTGGGGCACGCTCTTACGGCGGAGGAGTTGACAGGGATGATCAAGGAGGCGGATACGGATGGCGATGGAAGAATCAATTTCCAGGAGTTTGCTCACGCCATTACTTCCGCCGCTTTCGATAATTCTTGGTCTTAG